One genomic window of Nakamurella panacisegetis includes the following:
- a CDS encoding cobalamin biosynthesis protein has product MTTSRARSVGLLAGVLADRLLGDPRRFHPVAGFGRLAAGLEQIDYRDARTAGVLHVGLLVGGTALLGRTLERSAARPVTRAVVTAAATFAVLGGRSLQREALTISGRLRSGELEAARLQITHLVGRDPSRLDAAQITRATIESVAENTADAVVSPLFWGAMAGMPGLLAYRAANTLDAMIGHHRPRYENYGWAAARLDDVLNFVPARLCVVVVALCAPVVGGRPMDALRAARRDGPGHPSPNAGPVEAAFAGALGITLGGVNVYAGRVEDRGTLGDGPPPEVPDIARVARLSAAVTLVTSISAAMLGSAIGSRRSRRRRPRPWRRR; this is encoded by the coding sequence GTGACGACGTCCCGCGCCCGCAGTGTCGGCCTGCTCGCCGGCGTGCTGGCCGACCGGCTGCTGGGCGATCCGCGGCGATTCCACCCGGTGGCCGGGTTCGGGCGGCTGGCCGCCGGCCTTGAGCAGATCGACTACCGCGATGCGCGAACGGCCGGCGTCCTCCACGTGGGGTTGCTGGTCGGCGGGACGGCGCTGCTGGGCCGCACGCTCGAGCGCTCCGCCGCCCGTCCGGTGACGCGTGCCGTGGTCACCGCCGCCGCCACCTTCGCCGTTCTCGGCGGTCGTTCGCTGCAACGGGAGGCCCTGACCATCTCCGGCCGGCTCCGCTCCGGGGAGCTGGAGGCCGCCCGGCTGCAGATCACCCACCTGGTCGGCCGGGACCCGTCCCGGCTGGACGCCGCGCAGATCACCAGGGCCACCATCGAGTCGGTGGCCGAGAACACGGCCGACGCGGTGGTCTCGCCCTTGTTCTGGGGAGCCATGGCCGGGATGCCGGGACTGCTGGCCTACCGGGCGGCGAACACGTTGGACGCGATGATCGGCCATCACCGCCCGCGCTACGAGAACTACGGCTGGGCCGCCGCCCGGCTCGACGACGTCCTGAACTTCGTCCCGGCCCGGCTCTGCGTCGTCGTGGTCGCGCTGTGTGCCCCGGTGGTCGGTGGCCGTCCGATGGACGCGTTGCGGGCCGCGCGACGCGACGGGCCGGGACATCCGAGCCCCAACGCGGGGCCGGTGGAGGCGGCGTTCGCCGGTGCGCTGGGCATCACCCTGGGCGGGGTCAACGTCTACGCCGGCCGCGTCGAGGACCGCGGCACCCTGGGCGACGGCCCACCGCCGGAGGTACCCGACATCGCGCGGGTGGCCCGGTTGTCGGCGGCGGTCACCCTGGTCACCTCGATCTCGGCCGCGATGCTCGGGTCGGCTATCGGCTCGCGCCGATCCAGGCGACGGCGTCCTCGACCGTGGCGACGGCGTTGA
- the cobU gene encoding bifunctional adenosylcobinamide kinase/adenosylcobinamide-phosphate guanylyltransferase, whose protein sequence is MTVRSTLVTGGVRSGKSAYAESLLQHQQSVTYVAPGPIPDPVADPDWAERVALHQARRPAHWSTVETIDVAAAVRAADGAVLVDCLGTWVTALMDDLRGWDRPAADWRDEFDHRVQELTQAWVGASGPLVAVTNEVGMGILPEHRSGRLFRDLLGTVNQGIAAVSDDVLLVVAGRVLRL, encoded by the coding sequence ATGACGGTCCGCAGCACCCTGGTCACCGGCGGCGTCCGCTCCGGGAAGTCGGCCTACGCCGAATCCCTTCTGCAACACCAGCAATCCGTCACCTACGTCGCCCCCGGCCCGATCCCCGACCCGGTCGCCGACCCGGACTGGGCGGAGCGGGTCGCGCTCCATCAGGCCCGCCGCCCGGCCCACTGGTCGACGGTGGAGACGATCGACGTGGCCGCCGCGGTGCGCGCCGCCGACGGCGCCGTGCTGGTCGATTGCCTCGGCACTTGGGTGACCGCCCTGATGGACGACCTCCGGGGCTGGGACCGGCCGGCCGCCGACTGGCGTGACGAGTTCGACCACCGGGTCCAGGAGCTGACCCAGGCCTGGGTCGGCGCGAGCGGACCCCTGGTCGCCGTGACCAACGAGGTGGGGATGGGCATCCTCCCCGAGCACCGCTCCGGACGGCTGTTCCGGGACCTGCTGGGCACCGTCAATCAGGGCATCGCCGCGGTCAGCGACGACGTGCTGCTCGTCGTCGCGGGCCGCGTGCTCCGGCTCTAG
- a CDS encoding adenosylcobinamide-GDP ribazoletransferase — translation MKSGSVRDGVRLAMGTMTALRVPGPVVVDRDSARVAMMVAPLAVLPVAVIAGAVAELGRAVAISPLVVAVLVLGTFALGSRALHLDGLADTADGLTGSYDAERALEIMRRGNTGPAGAAALVLVLVLQVAALTPILARPWGPLVAVVLLGLARSSLLVTCAAGIPAARPGGLGASVAGVIPRPAGVVLGAVAAAIAAVVLPLSGRPWWQGVTAVVVAGAAVLALVLRCRRRFGGITGDVVGAGIEVAAAALLAVAGAG, via the coding sequence GTGAAAAGCGGATCGGTCCGGGACGGAGTCCGTCTGGCGATGGGCACCATGACGGCGCTGCGGGTACCGGGGCCGGTGGTGGTCGACCGCGACAGCGCTCGCGTGGCCATGATGGTCGCCCCGCTGGCCGTGCTGCCGGTGGCCGTGATCGCCGGGGCGGTCGCCGAACTCGGCCGGGCGGTCGCGATCTCGCCGCTCGTTGTCGCCGTCCTCGTGCTCGGGACCTTCGCCCTGGGCAGCCGGGCCCTGCACCTGGACGGTCTGGCCGACACGGCCGACGGCCTGACCGGCTCCTACGACGCCGAACGGGCGCTGGAGATCATGCGCCGGGGCAACACCGGTCCGGCCGGCGCCGCCGCCCTGGTGCTGGTGCTCGTGCTGCAGGTCGCTGCGCTGACGCCGATCCTGGCCCGGCCCTGGGGCCCGCTGGTGGCGGTGGTGCTGCTCGGCCTGGCCCGGTCGTCGCTGCTGGTCACCTGTGCGGCCGGCATTCCGGCGGCCCGACCCGGCGGGCTCGGGGCGTCGGTGGCCGGGGTGATCCCGCGGCCGGCCGGCGTCGTCCTGGGGGCGGTGGCCGCCGCGATCGCCGCGGTGGTGCTGCCGCTCAGCGGCCGACCCTGGTGGCAGGGCGTGACCGCGGTCGTCGTGGCCGGTGCGGCCGTGCTGGCGTTGGTGCTGCGGTGCCGCCGCCGGTTCGGGGGCATCACCGGCGACGTGGTGGGCGCCGGGATCGAGGTCGCCGCGGCCGCACTCCTGGCGGTGGCCGGTGCCGGCTAG
- a CDS encoding histidine phosphatase family protein, whose translation MAARLVFVANAPIDSTRAATFPTPDSAVVGRVEPAPIRMVGCLRGSEQRCAQTASGLGWPAEVDPALDDLDLGAWAGADPMDLLMAGTPELADFFRRPTVRPPGGETVSELIARVGRRCDGDWPDGRTVLVTSPAVVRAAVVHLLGLPESAYFNFDVAPLDALSCSRSDARWTMRSLMPFAAWSALWARDESA comes from the coding sequence ATGGCGGCACGCCTGGTCTTCGTGGCCAACGCCCCGATCGACTCGACCCGCGCCGCGACGTTCCCGACGCCCGATTCGGCGGTCGTCGGCCGGGTCGAGCCGGCCCCGATCCGGATGGTGGGATGTCTGCGCGGATCAGAACAACGCTGTGCCCAGACCGCGTCCGGTCTCGGCTGGCCGGCCGAGGTGGACCCGGCACTGGACGATCTGGATCTCGGGGCGTGGGCCGGCGCCGACCCGATGGATCTGCTGATGGCCGGCACACCCGAGTTGGCGGACTTCTTCCGCCGGCCAACGGTGCGCCCACCCGGCGGCGAGACCGTGTCCGAACTGATCGCCCGCGTCGGCCGGCGGTGCGACGGGGACTGGCCGGACGGCCGCACCGTTCTGGTCACGTCGCCGGCGGTGGTGCGCGCGGCCGTCGTCCACCTGCTGGGGCTGCCCGAATCGGCCTACTTCAACTTCGACGTCGCGCCGCTGGACGCGTTGAGCTGCAGCCGATCCGACGCCCGGTGGACCATGCGGTCGCTGATGCCGTTCGCCGCCTGGTCAGCCCTGTGGGCCCGGGACGAGAGCGCCTGA
- a CDS encoding histidine phosphatase family protein: MNPAAPALHLVRHGQSTWNLIGLVQGQTAHPELTELGRDQAVRAATRLADLPIVRLLTSDLVRAAQTAEIIGAAIGVRPQATALLREQDVGDLEGRPSDDAALAWEAAAQALDVYGDPIGAVDVRPGGGESLRDVLARVTALLASPWITEAAGDVVLVSHGDTIRVMLAHLLGDEFEDLDWRRVDNGEVHSVHRTDDGAVRYVVRSGALVPGPQG, translated from the coding sequence ATGAACCCGGCCGCCCCGGCCCTGCACCTGGTGCGGCACGGGCAGTCCACATGGAACCTCATCGGCCTGGTCCAGGGGCAGACCGCCCATCCGGAGCTGACCGAACTCGGCCGGGACCAGGCCGTTCGGGCGGCCACCCGGTTGGCCGACCTCCCGATCGTCCGGCTGCTCACCTCCGATCTGGTCCGAGCGGCACAGACGGCCGAGATCATCGGGGCCGCAATCGGTGTCCGCCCGCAGGCGACCGCCCTGCTGCGGGAGCAGGACGTCGGCGACCTGGAAGGCCGGCCCAGTGACGACGCGGCCCTGGCCTGGGAGGCGGCCGCACAGGCGCTGGACGTCTACGGGGATCCGATCGGAGCGGTCGACGTCCGGCCGGGCGGCGGTGAATCGCTGCGTGACGTGCTGGCCCGGGTGACCGCCCTGCTGGCCTCGCCCTGGATCACCGAAGCGGCCGGGGACGTGGTGCTGGTCTCCCACGGTGACACCATCCGGGTGATGCTGGCCCACCTCCTGGGGGACGAGTTCGAGGACCTGGACTGGCGGCGGGTGGACAACGGCGAGGTGCACTCGGTCCACCGCACCGATGACGGAGCCGTGCGGTACGTCGTCCGCTCAGGCGCTCTCGTCCCGGGCCCACAGGGCTGA
- the cobA gene encoding uroporphyrinogen-III C-methyltransferase: MTGPAGDMRIDLPVRGRQVVVVGGGVAALGRIAALRAARADVVVFAVDPVASVTDFADRDLITLHQRDIDEDDLRSSWLVFAATGDADADAALVERAAAVGRFCLTGSGRAATEPENTRRKLGGRVVLVGGGPGDPGLLTLTGMRAIQEADVVIADRLAPLAVLQYVRPGAEIIDVAKIPRGEFTSQEEINRLLITHAKAGKSVVRLKGGDSFVFGRGGEEWQACAAEGIEVQLVPGVSSALAGPALAGIPVTHRSLNQGFTVVTGHVPPGDPRSTLDWNALAHTGTALIVMMGVANLAAIAATLIAAGMDPGTPAATVADAGHPGQRTVRARLADIADATTDAGLAPPAVTVIGSVAGFDPMQPE, from the coding sequence ATGACCGGCCCAGCGGGCGACATGAGAATCGACCTGCCGGTGCGGGGCCGTCAGGTGGTGGTGGTCGGCGGGGGCGTGGCCGCATTGGGCCGGATCGCCGCCCTCCGGGCGGCTCGGGCCGACGTCGTGGTGTTCGCCGTCGACCCGGTGGCCTCGGTGACCGACTTCGCCGACCGCGACCTGATCACGTTGCATCAGCGGGACATCGACGAGGACGACCTGCGCTCGTCCTGGCTGGTCTTCGCGGCCACCGGCGACGCCGACGCCGACGCCGCCCTGGTCGAGCGGGCCGCGGCGGTCGGCCGGTTCTGCCTCACCGGCTCCGGCCGGGCCGCGACCGAACCGGAGAACACCCGGCGCAAACTCGGCGGCCGCGTCGTCCTGGTCGGCGGTGGGCCGGGCGATCCCGGGCTGCTGACCTTGACCGGCATGCGGGCGATCCAGGAGGCCGACGTGGTGATCGCCGACCGGCTGGCGCCGCTGGCCGTGCTGCAGTACGTCCGGCCCGGCGCCGAGATCATCGACGTGGCCAAGATTCCGCGGGGTGAGTTCACCTCGCAGGAGGAGATCAACCGGCTGCTGATCACGCATGCCAAGGCCGGCAAGTCCGTGGTGCGGCTCAAGGGCGGCGACAGTTTCGTGTTCGGCCGGGGCGGCGAGGAGTGGCAGGCCTGTGCCGCGGAGGGTATCGAGGTGCAGCTGGTACCCGGGGTGTCCTCGGCGCTGGCCGGACCGGCGCTGGCCGGCATCCCGGTCACGCACCGCAGCCTGAACCAGGGCTTCACCGTGGTCACCGGGCACGTGCCGCCGGGTGACCCGCGGTCCACCCTGGACTGGAATGCATTGGCGCACACCGGGACTGCCCTGATCGTGATGATGGGCGTGGCCAATCTGGCGGCCATCGCGGCCACGCTGATCGCCGCCGGCATGGATCCGGGCACACCGGCGGCCACGGTGGCCGACGCCGGCCATCCCGGCCAACGGACGGTTCGGGCCCGGCTGGCCGACATCGCCGATGCGACGACCGATGCCGGGCTCGCCCCGCCAGCCGTCACCGTCATCGGATCGGTGGCCGGATTCGACCCGATGCAGCCGGAATGA
- a CDS encoding cobyrinate a,c-diamide synthase, whose amino-acid sequence MVTRLPRIVIAAPASGHGKTTVATGLMAALRLAGHRVSGHKVGPDYIDPGYHALATGRPGRNLDPHLVGEHRLVPLLLHGAATPEPADIAVVEGVMGLYDGAIGRDGFASTAHVAGILRAPIVLVVDISSASRTIAAVVHGLATFEPETRIAGVILNKSGSARHSGEVTSALEATGIPVLGVLNRDDGISAPSRHLGLVPAQERDDARTGLDRLAGQIAAGVDLDEILRIAWGASDLDGQAWDPERELAGFSRPMSAVKPVVAVAGGRAFTFRYAETDELLRAAGLDPVVFDPVSDDALPAGTRGIYLGGGFPEVHAAGLAANESMRASLRAAVDAGVPTVAECAGLLYLCRSVDGADMVGAIEASAAMTPKLTLSYRSAISPADTLLAPAGHRSTGHEFHRTTVDPVHDGRPAWLLDGVPAGFSIDPAGTGKPTLHASYLHSHWAGYPLFAANFARAVHDFEGAVPVPAVPVRPTGSPVVPVAPAGTGPVVAAPEFDLHHHGDADIADGLVDLAVNVRVTAPPTWLAALIADTVVDLAHYPRPEAASEAIAVRHQRPRSQVLPTSGGAEAFALLARALHPRHAVVVHPQFTEPEAALLAAGHTVDRVILDPADGFVLHADRIPDQADLVMIGNPTNPTGVLHPAAALRSLVRPGRVVVIDEAFMDAVPGESQSLAEALVPGLVVLRSLTKTWGIAGLRAGYAVGDESVIAAMAAQQPSWSVSTPALAAIVACLQPAAVAEGAAATRIIAAHRRVLVDGLAELGIPVTGSPSTPFVLVDTSRIGAVRDALRGHGFAVRRGDTFPGLGSQWIRIAVREPAVTRRLLETLATIAATGAAGGASPDRARRSARPDEAGWPAVHKVNG is encoded by the coding sequence ATGGTGACCCGCCTGCCCCGGATCGTCATCGCCGCCCCGGCGTCCGGACACGGGAAGACCACGGTGGCAACCGGTCTGATGGCCGCGTTGCGGCTGGCCGGACATCGCGTGTCCGGGCACAAGGTGGGACCGGACTACATCGATCCCGGCTACCACGCGCTGGCCACCGGGCGTCCGGGCCGCAATCTGGATCCGCACCTGGTCGGTGAACACCGCCTGGTGCCGCTGCTGCTGCACGGCGCGGCCACCCCGGAGCCGGCCGACATCGCCGTCGTCGAAGGGGTGATGGGCCTCTACGACGGGGCGATCGGCCGGGACGGGTTCGCCTCCACCGCGCACGTCGCCGGGATCCTGCGGGCCCCGATCGTTCTGGTCGTCGACATCTCCTCGGCCTCCCGGACCATCGCCGCGGTGGTGCACGGGCTGGCCACCTTCGAACCCGAGACCCGGATCGCCGGGGTCATCCTCAACAAGTCCGGGTCGGCTCGGCACTCCGGCGAGGTGACCAGCGCTCTGGAGGCCACCGGTATCCCGGTGCTGGGTGTGCTGAACCGCGACGACGGGATCTCGGCGCCGTCCCGGCACCTGGGGTTGGTGCCGGCGCAGGAACGCGACGACGCCCGGACCGGCCTGGATCGTCTGGCCGGGCAGATCGCGGCCGGGGTCGACCTCGACGAGATCCTCCGGATCGCCTGGGGGGCAAGTGATCTCGACGGACAGGCGTGGGATCCGGAGCGGGAGTTGGCCGGATTCTCCCGGCCGATGTCGGCGGTCAAACCGGTGGTGGCGGTGGCCGGAGGTCGCGCGTTCACCTTCCGGTACGCCGAGACCGACGAGTTGCTGCGCGCGGCCGGGCTCGACCCGGTCGTCTTCGACCCGGTGTCCGACGACGCCCTGCCCGCCGGAACCCGCGGCATCTATCTGGGCGGCGGATTCCCCGAGGTGCACGCGGCCGGGCTGGCGGCCAACGAGTCGATGCGCGCATCGTTGCGGGCCGCCGTCGATGCCGGCGTGCCGACGGTCGCCGAATGTGCCGGGCTGCTCTACCTCTGCCGGAGCGTCGACGGCGCCGACATGGTCGGCGCGATCGAGGCGAGCGCCGCCATGACGCCGAAGTTGACGTTGTCCTACCGCAGCGCCATCAGCCCGGCCGACACCTTGCTGGCCCCGGCCGGCCACCGGTCGACCGGGCACGAATTCCACCGCACCACCGTCGATCCGGTACACGACGGCCGGCCGGCCTGGTTGCTCGACGGCGTCCCGGCCGGTTTCTCGATCGATCCGGCGGGGACCGGCAAGCCGACCTTGCATGCCTCCTATCTGCACAGCCACTGGGCCGGATATCCGTTGTTCGCGGCCAATTTCGCCCGGGCGGTGCACGACTTCGAGGGCGCCGTACCGGTTCCCGCGGTGCCGGTGCGCCCGACCGGATCGCCCGTCGTGCCCGTGGCACCGGCCGGGACCGGCCCGGTCGTCGCCGCCCCGGAGTTCGATCTGCACCACCACGGGGACGCCGACATCGCCGATGGATTGGTCGATCTCGCCGTCAACGTCCGCGTCACGGCGCCGCCGACCTGGCTGGCTGCCCTGATCGCCGACACCGTGGTCGATCTCGCGCACTACCCGCGACCGGAGGCCGCGTCCGAGGCCATCGCCGTCCGTCATCAGCGACCGCGTAGTCAGGTGCTGCCGACCAGCGGCGGGGCCGAGGCGTTCGCCCTGCTGGCCCGGGCCCTGCACCCGCGGCACGCCGTGGTCGTGCATCCACAGTTCACCGAACCGGAGGCCGCCCTGCTGGCCGCCGGCCATACGGTGGATCGGGTGATCCTGGACCCGGCCGACGGATTCGTCCTGCACGCGGACCGGATCCCGGACCAGGCGGACCTGGTGATGATCGGCAACCCGACCAATCCCACCGGGGTCCTGCACCCGGCGGCGGCGCTGCGCTCTCTGGTCCGGCCCGGTCGGGTGGTGGTCATCGACGAGGCCTTCATGGACGCGGTCCCGGGTGAGTCCCAGTCGCTGGCTGAGGCCCTGGTGCCCGGCCTGGTCGTGCTGCGGTCCCTGACCAAGACCTGGGGGATCGCCGGGCTGCGGGCCGGCTATGCCGTGGGCGACGAGTCGGTGATCGCCGCGATGGCGGCGCAGCAACCGTCGTGGTCCGTGTCGACCCCGGCGCTCGCAGCCATCGTGGCCTGTCTGCAACCGGCGGCGGTGGCCGAGGGTGCCGCGGCGACGAGAATCATCGCGGCCCACCGTCGGGTGCTCGTCGACGGGCTGGCCGAGTTGGGAATCCCGGTGACCGGGTCGCCGAGCACCCCGTTCGTGCTGGTCGACACGTCCCGGATCGGGGCCGTGCGGGATGCGCTGCGTGGCCACGGATTCGCCGTCCGCCGGGGCGACACCTTCCCCGGGCTGGGGTCGCAGTGGATCCGGATCGCCGTACGCGAACCGGCCGTCACCCGCCGCCTGCTGGAGACGTTGGCCACTATTGCGGCCACCGGCGCCGCCGGGGGCGCCTCGCCCGACCGGGCCCGTCGCTCGGCCCGTCCCGATGAGGCAGGATGGCCTGCTGTGCACAAGGTGAACGGATGA
- the cobO gene encoding cob(I)yrinic acid a,c-diamide adenosyltransferase, with amino-acid sequence MPQGQPESIPQDGLTTRQRRNRPLLMVHTGDGKGKSTAAFGLALRGWNQGWSVGVFQFVKNAKWRIGEETAFETLGALHTERGTGGSVEWHKMGSGWSWSRQPGSESDHAEQAAQGWEEIKRRLAAQTHGLYVLDEFTYPINWGWVDIDDVVATLAARAGHQHVVITGRRADPKLIEAADLVTEMTKIKHPMDAGQKGQRGIEW; translated from the coding sequence ATGCCGCAGGGTCAACCGGAATCGATCCCGCAGGACGGGCTCACCACCCGCCAGCGTCGCAACCGCCCGCTGCTCATGGTGCACACCGGCGACGGCAAGGGAAAGTCAACGGCCGCCTTCGGCCTCGCGTTGCGCGGTTGGAACCAGGGCTGGTCGGTCGGGGTGTTCCAGTTCGTCAAGAACGCGAAGTGGCGGATCGGCGAGGAGACCGCGTTCGAGACCCTCGGCGCGCTGCACACCGAACGGGGCACCGGCGGTTCGGTGGAATGGCACAAGATGGGCTCCGGCTGGTCGTGGAGCCGGCAACCGGGGTCCGAGTCGGACCACGCCGAGCAGGCCGCGCAGGGCTGGGAAGAGATCAAGCGGCGCCTGGCGGCGCAGACCCACGGTCTGTACGTGCTGGATGAATTCACCTACCCGATCAACTGGGGCTGGGTCGACATCGATGACGTGGTCGCCACTCTCGCCGCCCGTGCCGGCCACCAGCACGTGGTGATCACCGGGCGCCGGGCCGACCCGAAACTGATCGAAGCGGCCGACCTGGTGACCGAGATGACGAAGATCAAGCATCCGATGGACGCCGGACAGAAGGGCCAGCGGGGAATCGAATGGTGA
- a CDS encoding magnesium chelatase subunit D family protein gives MRTYPFTAVVGSDDMALALALCAVSPAIGGVLVRGEKGTAKSTMVRALAALLPAVDVIAGCRFSCDPADPDPRCPDHAQHSAAAARRPARLVELPVGATEDRVIGSLHLEKALAAGITEYEPGLLAAAHRGLLYVDEVNLLHDHLVDLLLDAAAMGRSTVERDGVSVAHAARFVLVGTMNPEEGELRPQLLDRFGLTVEISAPRDPALRAEVIRRRLAFDADADAFSHRYQAAETEIADRIRLAQEAIGGVRLSDAALVKIAEVCSAFEVDGMRADIVTARTAVAHAAWHGRTTVTRADIRAAARLALPHRRRRNPFDAPGLDEELLDAILGDQEPDPPSPEQPDPTEPDPTEPDPTEPDADGNGPDLDGPADGSSEPRAESAGDDPLPDTTDDEPGKSRPDAAADPPPDARPQTPGAGPGTHRTATPGGAFRTRLFTVAGSGEGEAGKRSRAITSIGRTVGSTPLVRGAGGSVHLTATVRAAAPYQLGRGRVGAGLLLRHSDLRMAVKEGRESNLVLFCVDASGSMAARTRMEQVKTAVLSLLMDAYQRRDKVGLVTFRGHDAVLALPPTSSVEVAARRLADLPAGGRTPLAEGLLTARETLRLERIRDPRRRPLLVLVTDGRATSGPDALIRSRRAGALLAAEHVSSLVIDCETGRFRMGLAAALAQSLAAEYVPLGEVGAQALTAAVRDSRGRAA, from the coding sequence ATGCGTACCTACCCCTTCACGGCCGTCGTCGGGTCCGACGACATGGCCCTGGCGCTCGCCCTCTGCGCGGTGTCCCCGGCCATCGGCGGGGTACTGGTGCGCGGGGAGAAGGGCACCGCCAAATCCACCATGGTGCGGGCCCTGGCCGCGTTGCTGCCGGCCGTCGACGTCATAGCGGGGTGCCGGTTCTCCTGCGACCCGGCCGACCCCGACCCGCGGTGTCCCGATCACGCGCAGCACAGCGCGGCCGCCGCGCGACGGCCGGCCCGGCTGGTCGAACTCCCGGTCGGCGCGACCGAGGACCGCGTGATCGGCTCCCTGCACCTGGAGAAGGCGCTGGCGGCCGGCATCACCGAGTACGAGCCGGGGCTGCTGGCCGCGGCCCACCGTGGCCTGCTCTACGTGGACGAGGTCAACCTGCTGCACGACCACTTGGTCGACCTGTTGCTCGACGCGGCCGCGATGGGCCGCTCGACGGTCGAGCGGGACGGTGTCTCGGTCGCCCACGCCGCGCGGTTCGTGCTGGTCGGGACCATGAACCCGGAGGAGGGCGAGCTCCGTCCGCAGCTGCTGGACCGGTTCGGGCTGACCGTGGAGATCAGCGCGCCGCGGGACCCGGCCCTCCGGGCCGAGGTGATCCGCCGCCGACTCGCGTTCGACGCCGACGCCGACGCCTTCAGCCATCGCTACCAGGCGGCCGAGACCGAGATAGCGGACCGGATCCGGCTGGCCCAGGAGGCGATCGGCGGGGTGAGGTTGTCCGATGCCGCGCTGGTCAAGATCGCCGAGGTGTGCTCGGCCTTCGAGGTCGACGGAATGCGGGCGGACATCGTCACCGCGCGCACCGCGGTGGCCCACGCGGCCTGGCACGGCCGGACCACCGTGACCCGGGCCGACATCCGGGCCGCCGCCCGGCTCGCCCTGCCGCATCGACGGCGGCGCAATCCGTTCGACGCCCCCGGGCTGGACGAGGAACTCCTCGACGCGATCCTGGGCGACCAGGAGCCCGACCCGCCGTCACCCGAACAACCAGACCCCACGGAGCCTGATCCCACCGAGCCTGATCCCACCGAGCCCGACGCCGACGGGAACGGCCCGGACCTGGATGGCCCGGCCGACGGTTCGTCGGAGCCGCGGGCCGAGTCGGCCGGTGACGACCCGTTGCCGGACACGACAGACGACGAGCCCGGAAAGAGCCGGCCCGACGCCGCGGCCGACCCGCCACCGGACGCCCGGCCCCAGACTCCGGGCGCCGGCCCGGGGACCCACCGCACCGCCACCCCGGGAGGGGCCTTCCGGACCCGCTTGTTCACCGTCGCCGGCAGCGGGGAGGGGGAGGCCGGCAAACGCTCGCGGGCCATCACCTCCATCGGCCGGACCGTCGGATCGACCCCACTGGTCCGCGGGGCCGGCGGGTCGGTGCACCTGACCGCGACGGTCAGGGCGGCGGCGCCCTACCAGCTCGGCCGGGGCCGGGTCGGTGCCGGTCTGTTGTTGCGGCACAGCGACTTGCGTATGGCCGTGAAGGAGGGCCGGGAATCCAACCTGGTGCTGTTCTGCGTCGATGCGTCCGGTTCGATGGCCGCCCGGACTCGGATGGAACAGGTCAAGACGGCCGTGCTCTCACTCCTGATGGACGCCTACCAACGCCGCGACAAGGTCGGCCTGGTCACCTTCCGCGGGCACGACGCGGTGCTCGCCCTGCCGCCGACATCGTCGGTGGAAGTGGCGGCCAGACGCCTGGCCGACCTGCCGGCCGGGGGGCGCACGCCCCTGGCCGAAGGACTGCTCACCGCGCGGGAAACGCTCCGGCTGGAACGCATCCGCGATCCGCGCCGCCGCCCGCTGCTGGTCCTGGTCACCGACGGCCGGGCCACTTCCGGTCCGGACGCGCTGATCCGATCGCGGCGGGCCGGCGCCCTGCTCGCCGCCGAGCACGTGTCCAGCCTGGTGATCGACTGCGAGACCGGACGTTTCCGGATGGGCCTGGCCGCGGCGTTGGCCCAGAGCCTGGCCGCCGAGTACGTCCCGCTCGGCGAGGTCGGGGCGCAAGCCCTGACCGCGGCGGTCCGCGACTCCCGGGGGAGGGCCGCGTAA